In one window of uncultured Draconibacterium sp. DNA:
- a CDS encoding efflux transporter outer membrane subunit gives MKTNSIKNKILIVLVAVVLYSCNTTNQYKRSQDFTDNLYGAAKTGESNLANESWQNLFSDPILDSLIAEGLRNNLDLQAAVQRVVAAESNFHQSRAQLAPSLSGKAGHTYVKNSESTSPNGPDHYNASQIALQSSWEIDFWGKLNNAKKSAYANYMATDAAHKAVQTRLIANIASVYYNVLALDAKLEITKATVKNSAELVETLQALKESGNVTGAAVVQSEAARYAAEVTIPDIEQQIRENENTLCILLGRTPGKVERGKLENQQAHELLEIGVPAELLDKRPDVMQAEYNVISAYHMTNSAKAYFYPSVTLTANAGLESLEFSDLLDPASFAANAVGGLVQPIFNKRANKTRLEVAKAQQEEALLNFKSTLLNAGAEVNDALSMYDASMQKIELRNKQLDALEKSVDYTKELLVYGSATYTEVLNAQQSLLNAQLSDVNDQIQQLNAVVSLYRALGGGWK, from the coding sequence ATGAAGACAAATTCAATAAAAAATAAAATACTCATTGTACTTGTTGCGGTTGTACTCTACTCGTGCAACACAACAAATCAGTACAAACGAAGCCAGGATTTTACCGACAATTTGTATGGAGCGGCAAAAACCGGAGAAAGCAACCTGGCAAACGAAAGCTGGCAAAACCTGTTTAGCGATCCGATTTTGGACAGTTTAATCGCGGAAGGATTAAGAAACAACCTTGATTTGCAAGCTGCAGTTCAACGTGTTGTTGCCGCCGAGTCGAATTTTCACCAAAGTAGAGCGCAACTGGCTCCATCGCTTTCGGGAAAGGCCGGTCATACTTACGTAAAAAACTCAGAATCTACCAGCCCGAATGGCCCCGATCATTACAACGCATCGCAGATAGCTTTGCAAAGTAGTTGGGAAATCGATTTCTGGGGAAAACTGAACAACGCTAAAAAATCGGCTTACGCCAACTACATGGCCACCGACGCAGCGCACAAAGCAGTTCAAACACGCCTGATTGCAAATATTGCCTCGGTTTATTACAATGTGCTGGCATTGGATGCCAAGCTTGAGATTACAAAAGCCACCGTAAAAAACAGTGCCGAATTGGTTGAAACCCTGCAAGCCTTAAAAGAAAGTGGCAATGTAACCGGGGCAGCCGTTGTGCAGAGTGAAGCGGCACGTTATGCGGCAGAAGTAACCATCCCGGATATCGAACAGCAAATACGAGAGAACGAAAATACACTTTGTATTCTTTTGGGCAGAACTCCGGGAAAAGTTGAGCGCGGAAAATTGGAAAATCAGCAAGCACATGAATTGTTGGAAATTGGTGTTCCGGCTGAACTTTTGGATAAACGCCCTGATGTTATGCAAGCCGAATACAACGTTATTAGTGCCTACCACATGACCAACAGTGCCAAAGCTTACTTTTACCCGTCGGTTACACTTACCGCAAACGCAGGCTTAGAGTCGCTGGAATTTAGCGATTTACTTGATCCGGCGTCGTTTGCAGCCAATGCTGTGGGCGGTTTGGTTCAGCCAATTTTTAATAAGCGGGCCAATAAAACGCGTTTAGAAGTTGCCAAAGCACAACAGGAAGAGGCGCTGCTGAATTTCAAAAGTACTTTGCTAAATGCCGGTGCGGAGGTGAATGATGCACTTAGTATGTACGACGCTTCAATGCAAAAGATCGAGCTGCGCAACAAGCAGTTGGATGCCCTTGAAAAGTCTGTTGATTACACCAAAGAATTGCTGGTTTACGGCTCGGCAACCTACACCGAAGTTTTAAATGCGCAACAAAGTTTGCTGAATGCACAGTTGAGCGATGTAAACGATCAGATTCAACAATTGAATGCTGTGGTTTCGCTGTATCGCGCACTTGGTGGTGGCTGGAAATAA
- a CDS encoding GNAT family N-acetyltransferase, protein MGKKLIQVDLQNPVHCEHVLYLLNDYMEDEMGIREPMPEGLGPKIIEGLKRHAAYMGFFVCIGEKFAGLANCNLNFSTWKASPLINIHDLIVSPDFRQQGVGLFLLKGIEKYAEENGYCRINLEVRHDNIKAQNLYRKAGFKECEPNNFFWENRL, encoded by the coding sequence ATGGGGAAAAAACTCATTCAGGTTGATTTGCAAAATCCTGTTCATTGCGAGCATGTGCTTTATCTTTTAAATGATTACATGGAAGATGAAATGGGAATTCGCGAACCGATGCCTGAAGGACTTGGCCCAAAAATTATTGAAGGGCTGAAACGCCATGCAGCGTACATGGGTTTTTTTGTTTGTATTGGTGAAAAATTTGCCGGGCTGGCCAATTGTAATCTCAATTTTTCAACCTGGAAAGCCAGTCCGCTGATTAATATTCACGACCTGATTGTATCTCCCGATTTCCGCCAGCAGGGAGTTGGCCTGTTTCTGTTAAAAGGCATTGAAAAATATGCCGAAGAAAATGGATATTGCAGGATTAACCTGGAGGTGCGCCACGATAATATTAAAGCCCAAAACCTATACCGGAAGGCCGGTTTTAAAGAATGCGAGCCCAATAATTTCTTTTGGGAAAACCGGCTTTAG
- a CDS encoding sigma 54-interacting transcriptional regulator: protein MEIKCRKGGEECYGLSEMTLLFDISQRLIQSKQFKNDLNTIVKMVAEYLSAERCFLTILNRENEHIYMEAAYGVNTSQQARAKYKLGEGITGKVVEMARPVVVEKISKSSLFLNRTNQELYKDGKELTFVCVPVIDEGRVTGTLSFARVYNPYISVDEDTRLLSIIGSMVIRATVHRQERLEELETLKQKNLELESKISGQKHMNMIGNSGKMRDVFSLVQMVGKTSSTVLIRGESGVGKELVADAIHEASTRKGKSFIKVNCSALPESLIESELFGHEKGAFTGADTQRKGRFELANGGTIFLDEIGDIPLSTQVKLLRMIQQREFERVGGSQTIKSDVRIICATNRKLEEMIENEEFREDLYYRINVFPIYIPSLRERRDDIPQLVDHFIGKFNKENQTKIKRITTSALDMLMVYKWPGNIRELENCIERACILSTDNVIHSYNLPPSLQTAHSSNTSSKGGMVYTVEQVEKQLIRDALTSTKGNITKAAEELRITERMLGTRLKKYEIDAWRYKV from the coding sequence ATGGAAATTAAATGCAGAAAGGGCGGGGAAGAATGTTACGGTCTGAGTGAAATGACTTTGCTTTTTGATATAAGTCAGCGATTGATTCAGAGCAAACAATTTAAAAATGACTTGAATACCATTGTAAAAATGGTGGCAGAGTACCTCAGTGCCGAACGCTGTTTTTTAACCATTTTAAACCGCGAGAACGAACATATTTATATGGAAGCCGCCTATGGTGTAAATACCAGCCAACAGGCAAGGGCAAAATATAAACTGGGCGAAGGAATTACGGGAAAGGTTGTTGAAATGGCACGGCCTGTTGTGGTTGAAAAGATATCGAAATCATCATTGTTTTTGAACCGGACAAACCAGGAACTATACAAAGACGGTAAAGAACTAACCTTTGTATGTGTACCGGTTATTGATGAAGGAAGAGTTACCGGAACATTAAGTTTTGCCCGCGTTTATAATCCGTATATCAGTGTTGATGAGGATACGCGGCTGCTGTCGATTATTGGTTCGATGGTTATCCGGGCAACCGTACATCGCCAGGAAAGACTGGAAGAACTGGAGACGCTGAAGCAAAAAAACCTGGAGCTGGAAAGCAAGATATCAGGACAAAAGCACATGAATATGATCGGGAATTCAGGGAAAATGCGCGATGTATTTTCCCTGGTTCAAATGGTAGGAAAAACCAGCTCAACCGTACTTATTCGTGGAGAAAGTGGTGTGGGTAAAGAACTTGTGGCCGATGCCATTCACGAAGCCAGTACCCGAAAAGGGAAATCCTTTATAAAAGTAAACTGCTCGGCCTTGCCCGAATCGCTGATTGAGAGTGAGTTGTTCGGACATGAAAAAGGGGCGTTTACCGGTGCTGATACTCAGCGCAAAGGTCGTTTTGAACTGGCCAATGGCGGTACCATTTTTTTGGATGAGATTGGCGATATCCCGTTGTCGACCCAGGTGAAACTTTTGAGGATGATCCAGCAGCGCGAATTTGAGCGGGTGGGAGGTTCGCAAACCATAAAGTCGGACGTGCGAATAATTTGTGCTACCAATCGGAAACTGGAAGAAATGATCGAGAACGAAGAGTTTCGTGAAGATTTGTATTATCGAATTAATGTTTTTCCGATTTATATACCATCGTTGCGCGAGCGCCGCGATGATATTCCGCAGCTGGTAGATCATTTTATTGGCAAGTTTAATAAAGAGAACCAGACAAAAATTAAGCGAATTACCACTTCTGCACTCGACATGTTAATGGTGTACAAATGGCCGGGTAACATTCGCGAGTTGGAAAACTGTATTGAGCGGGCGTGTATTTTAAGTACCGACAATGTGATTCATAGTTACAATTTACCACCGTCGCTGCAAACAGCTCATTCGTCGAATACCAGTTCGAAAGGCGGAATGGTGTATACCGTTGAGCAGGTGGAGAAACAGTTGATTCGCGATGCACTAACATCAACAAAGGGAAATATTACCAAAGCTGCGGAGGAGCTGCGAATAACCGAACGGATGCTGGGCACGCGCCTGAAAAAGTACGAAATTGATGCGTGGAGGTATAAAGTTTAA
- a CDS encoding polyprenol monophosphomannose synthase, with the protein MSKNLVIIPTYNEKENVEKMIRKVFSLEKPFHLLIVEDNSPDGTADIVKGLMEEFPEQLHILERKGKLGLGTAYIAGFNWALERDYEAICEMDCDFSHNPDDLLKLFGAIEHGADVAVGSRYITGINVVNWPLGRVLMSYFASMYVRIVTGMDVRDTTAGFVCWKREVLETIDLDKIKLIGYGFQIEMKFTAYKFGFNITEVSIVFTDRQEGTSKMSGGIFNEALWGVLKMKLHSFVRKYERKN; encoded by the coding sequence GTGTCAAAGAATTTAGTAATCATTCCAACCTATAACGAAAAGGAAAACGTTGAAAAGATGATACGTAAGGTGTTTTCTTTGGAAAAGCCTTTTCATTTGCTTATTGTAGAAGATAATTCACCTGATGGAACAGCTGACATTGTAAAAGGTCTAATGGAAGAATTTCCAGAGCAACTCCATATATTAGAAAGAAAAGGAAAACTTGGTTTGGGGACAGCTTATATCGCAGGTTTTAATTGGGCACTTGAAAGAGATTACGAAGCTATTTGCGAAATGGACTGCGATTTTTCGCACAATCCCGATGATTTGCTAAAACTTTTTGGAGCCATTGAACATGGCGCCGATGTAGCTGTTGGATCGCGCTATATTACCGGAATTAATGTGGTAAACTGGCCCCTTGGCCGTGTACTGATGTCGTATTTTGCATCGATGTATGTGCGTATTGTTACTGGCATGGATGTGCGCGACACCACCGCAGGATTTGTTTGCTGGAAACGGGAAGTACTGGAAACTATCGACCTCGACAAAATAAAATTGATCGGTTACGGGTTCCAGATTGAAATGAAATTTACAGCGTACAAATTTGGATTTAATATCACGGAAGTTTCGATTGTATTTACCGACCGTCAGGAAGGAACATCGAAAATGAGCGGAGGTATTTTTAACGAGGCACTTTGGGGTGTTTTAAAAATGAAATTACATAGCTTCGTTAGAAAATACGAAAGGAAGAATTAA
- a CDS encoding dihydroorotase produces MKTLIKDATIVNEGLKFKGSVLVDGEKIEKIFPHIIPADFDTSHTEVIDATGLLLIPGVIDDQVHFREPGLTHKGEIATESKAAAAGGVTTYMEMPNTNPQAVTQEELQKKFNRAAEVSAVNYSFYMGATNDNLQEVLKTDPTKVCGIKVFMGSSTGNMLVDDDKTLSEIFKNAPTLVATHCEDEATIKANTEIARQRYGENVPISRHCHIRSDEACYKSSSKAVELASKFDTRLHILHLTSAKEMSLFSPGKVGDKKITAEVCVHHLWFDERDYIDYGTRIKWNPSVKCEKDKVALWEALLADKIDVIATDHAPHTLEEKNNSYFKAPSGGPLVQHSLVAMLELSKKGFISVEKVIEKMCHAPADLFRVNKRGYIREGYFADLVLVDPNKSWIVAPENILYKCGWAPFERTEFSNKVVSTFVNGLKVYDKDQVIHTNYGQAITFNL; encoded by the coding sequence ATGAAAACGCTTATTAAAGACGCAACGATCGTAAACGAGGGATTAAAATTTAAAGGAAGTGTTTTAGTGGATGGTGAAAAAATAGAAAAAATTTTTCCTCACATAATTCCCGCCGATTTTGATACCAGCCACACCGAAGTTATTGATGCTACCGGGCTATTGCTTATACCTGGAGTAATTGACGACCAGGTACATTTTCGCGAACCGGGCTTAACCCACAAAGGCGAAATTGCTACAGAAAGTAAAGCTGCCGCCGCAGGCGGAGTTACCACCTACATGGAAATGCCCAACACCAATCCGCAAGCTGTAACACAGGAAGAATTGCAGAAAAAATTCAACCGGGCCGCAGAAGTTTCGGCAGTTAATTACTCGTTTTACATGGGCGCCACCAACGACAATTTGCAGGAAGTACTAAAAACCGATCCGACAAAAGTGTGTGGTATAAAAGTTTTTATGGGCTCTTCAACCGGAAATATGTTGGTTGACGACGATAAAACACTGTCGGAGATCTTTAAAAATGCTCCAACTTTGGTTGCTACCCATTGTGAAGATGAAGCAACGATAAAAGCCAACACCGAAATCGCACGCCAGCGTTATGGCGAAAACGTCCCCATTTCGCGCCACTGCCACATCCGCAGCGACGAAGCTTGTTATAAATCGTCGTCGAAAGCCGTTGAACTGGCCTCGAAATTTGATACACGTTTGCACATTCTACACCTTACTTCGGCAAAAGAAATGAGCCTTTTTTCTCCGGGCAAAGTGGGCGATAAAAAAATTACAGCCGAAGTTTGTGTCCATCACCTGTGGTTCGACGAGCGCGACTACATCGATTACGGAACACGCATAAAATGGAATCCGTCAGTAAAATGCGAAAAAGACAAAGTAGCACTTTGGGAAGCCTTGCTGGCCGACAAAATTGATGTAATTGCCACCGACCATGCACCACATACTTTAGAGGAAAAGAACAATTCGTACTTTAAAGCTCCATCGGGCGGACCGCTGGTTCAACACTCGCTGGTTGCCATGCTCGAACTGAGTAAAAAAGGATTTATTTCGGTAGAAAAAGTAATTGAGAAAATGTGCCATGCACCGGCCGATCTTTTCCGCGTGAACAAACGTGGTTACATTCGCGAAGGTTATTTTGCTGACCTTGTATTGGTTGATCCGAATAAAAGCTGGATTGTTGCACCCGAAAACATTTTATATAAATGTGGTTGGGCGCCATTTGAGCGAACCGAGTTTTCGAACAAAGTAGTAAGCACTTTTGTAAATGGGTTAAAAGTTTACGACAAGGATCAGGTTATTCATACGAATTACGGGCAGGCAATTACGTTTAATCTCTAG
- the rmuC gene encoding DNA recombination protein RmuC: MEIIYLVAGVVVGGIVAFLFLKLKAQSGQADAGKLLFEKESEFLAQKAEIEKQGLVWQERYNALKTEADEWKAELQTYREENKALNVRLENAKVQFKNQEEKLSEQKEELEKIQKKLTVEFENVANKILERNSEKFTAANQKNIGEVLNPLKEKIQLFEKKVDDTYKQGLKDQTDLKAELKKLYDLNNKISEEANNLTKALKGDVKKQGNWGEVVLERILERSGLNEGEQGYQKQFSDITEEGKRIQPDIVINLPDSKHIIVDSKVSMIAYERAVNAESDEERVKFVKEHLLSLRTHIKGLSEKHYQTASKLNSPDFVLLFIPIEASFSVAIQEDHEMFSFAWDQKVVIVSPSTLLATLRTISSIWQQENQTRNAIEIAKQGGALYDKFVGFIADMENIGKNLSTTQKTYESAVNKLHVGAGNLVRRVENIKKLGAKATKELPQKMLEE, translated from the coding sequence ATGGAAATTATTTATCTGGTTGCAGGCGTGGTAGTTGGCGGAATTGTTGCTTTTCTTTTTCTGAAATTGAAAGCGCAAAGTGGTCAGGCTGACGCCGGGAAATTGCTTTTTGAAAAGGAAAGTGAGTTTTTAGCCCAAAAGGCTGAAATTGAAAAACAGGGATTGGTTTGGCAGGAACGTTACAATGCACTAAAAACCGAAGCCGATGAGTGGAAGGCAGAATTACAGACTTACCGCGAAGAAAATAAAGCTTTGAATGTGCGTCTCGAAAATGCCAAAGTGCAGTTTAAGAACCAGGAAGAAAAGTTATCGGAGCAGAAAGAGGAACTGGAAAAAATTCAGAAGAAACTAACGGTTGAGTTTGAAAATGTAGCCAATAAAATTCTGGAGAGAAACAGTGAGAAATTTACTGCTGCCAACCAGAAAAACATTGGCGAGGTATTGAATCCGTTGAAAGAAAAAATTCAGCTTTTTGAGAAGAAAGTGGACGACACTTACAAGCAAGGGTTGAAAGATCAGACTGATTTGAAAGCTGAACTGAAAAAACTATACGATCTGAACAACAAGATTAGTGAAGAAGCCAATAACCTGACCAAAGCGCTGAAAGGTGATGTGAAAAAACAAGGTAACTGGGGCGAAGTTGTTTTGGAACGTATACTGGAGCGTTCAGGATTAAACGAAGGAGAGCAGGGGTACCAGAAACAATTCAGTGATATTACTGAAGAAGGCAAGCGTATTCAGCCCGACATTGTAATCAACCTGCCGGATAGCAAACACATTATTGTCGATTCGAAAGTATCGATGATTGCCTACGAACGTGCTGTGAATGCAGAAAGCGATGAGGAGAGAGTGAAGTTCGTAAAAGAGCACCTTTTAAGCTTGCGAACTCATATTAAAGGCCTGAGCGAAAAGCATTATCAAACGGCGAGCAAATTAAATTCACCTGATTTTGTGTTGTTGTTTATTCCTATTGAAGCTTCATTTAGTGTGGCTATTCAAGAAGACCATGAAATGTTCTCTTTTGCCTGGGATCAGAAAGTGGTGATTGTCAGTCCTTCAACATTGTTGGCAACTTTGCGTACCATTTCTTCAATCTGGCAGCAGGAAAACCAAACCCGTAATGCCATAGAAATTGCCAAACAAGGGGGTGCGCTTTACGACAAGTTTGTGGGCTTCATCGCAGATATGGAAAACATTGGGAAAAACCTGTCAACCACTCAAAAGACATATGAATCGGCTGTAAATAAATTACATGTCGGTGCCGGCAACCTGGTGCGTCGTGTGGAGAATATTAAAAAGCTGGGAGCAAAAGCTACCAAAGAATTACCGCAGAAAATGCTGGAGGAGTAA
- the ung gene encoding uracil-DNA glycosylase, with protein sequence MEVKIEEGWKKQLNEEFAKDYFTELSAFVREEYKTQRIYPPGKLIFNAFDQCPFDKLKVVIIGQDPYHGPGQAHGLCFSVNEGIKFPPSLRNIFKELNSDVGKPIPETGDLTDWAQQGVLLLNATLTVRAHQAASHQKKGWEQFTDAVIEKINKEKENVVFLLWGNYAISKSKFIDQDKHFVLTSVHPSPLSASRGFFGNKHFSRTNEFLVSKGMEPINW encoded by the coding sequence ATGGAGGTTAAAATTGAAGAAGGCTGGAAAAAACAGTTAAACGAAGAGTTTGCAAAGGATTATTTTACAGAGTTAAGCGCGTTTGTACGCGAAGAATATAAAACACAGCGTATTTATCCTCCCGGAAAACTCATTTTTAATGCTTTTGACCAGTGCCCGTTTGACAAACTAAAAGTGGTTATCATTGGTCAGGATCCTTATCACGGACCGGGGCAGGCGCACGGGCTTTGCTTTTCGGTGAACGAGGGCATAAAATTTCCACCAAGTTTACGTAATATTTTTAAGGAGCTGAACAGTGATGTAGGCAAACCAATTCCCGAAACCGGCGATTTAACTGATTGGGCGCAGCAAGGCGTTTTGTTGTTAAATGCCACATTAACGGTTCGTGCTCACCAGGCAGCTTCGCACCAAAAAAAGGGTTGGGAACAATTTACCGATGCTGTAATTGAGAAAATAAACAAGGAGAAAGAAAATGTGGTTTTTCTGCTTTGGGGAAACTATGCTATCAGCAAAAGTAAGTTTATCGATCAGGACAAACATTTTGTGTTGACATCAGTGCATCCGTCGCCACTTTCGGCAAGCCGTGGATTTTTTGGCAACAAACATTTTAGCCGCACAAACGAGTTTCTGGTTTCAAAAGGAATGGAACCGATAAACTGGTAA
- a CDS encoding ketoacyl-ACP synthase III has protein sequence MAKQTYTRIIGTGSALPTQIIKNTHFLNNEFYTPSKKKIEDKSNEEIIQKLKEITNIEERRYIESNLVTSDIAALAVEDACKTAEISMESLDFIIVCHNFGDILDGNIRIDALPSLANKVKMKLKIKNPACFCHDVISGCPGWTQGMITADAYIKSGLAKRGVVVGADALSRISDPHDRDSMIYADGAGATVVEAVESEEPIGILAHSSRSDSVKYANLLILGESSNPDFESDELFVKMDGRKLYVYAITTVPGVVKDSIEKAGLDLADIKKIFIHQANEKMDEAILAGVLKLYGQKEVPEGIMPMSINKLGNSSTATVPTLVDLVVKGKMEGHEVNEGDYTIFCSVGAGMNINSIVYKW, from the coding sequence ATGGCAAAGCAAACATATACAAGAATTATTGGTACCGGGAGTGCGCTTCCAACTCAAATAATTAAGAATACACATTTCTTGAATAATGAGTTTTATACTCCTTCGAAGAAAAAGATTGAGGATAAAAGTAACGAGGAGATTATTCAGAAGTTAAAAGAGATTACCAATATTGAAGAACGCCGCTACATAGAGAGTAATTTGGTAACATCGGATATTGCTGCATTGGCAGTTGAAGATGCCTGCAAAACGGCCGAAATCTCTATGGAGAGCCTTGATTTTATTATTGTGTGCCATAATTTTGGCGATATCTTGGATGGCAATATCAGAATCGATGCGTTGCCAAGTTTGGCCAACAAGGTTAAAATGAAGCTCAAAATTAAAAATCCGGCTTGTTTTTGCCATGATGTTATATCGGGCTGCCCGGGATGGACACAAGGAATGATTACTGCTGATGCCTACATTAAAAGTGGTTTGGCGAAGCGTGGAGTTGTTGTTGGTGCTGATGCCCTTTCCCGTATTTCTGATCCGCACGATCGCGATTCAATGATTTACGCCGATGGTGCCGGAGCAACAGTTGTTGAAGCTGTAGAAAGCGAAGAGCCTATTGGAATTTTGGCACATTCAAGTCGCTCTGATTCTGTTAAGTATGCCAACCTGTTGATTTTGGGTGAATCAAGCAATCCCGATTTTGAAAGCGATGAGTTGTTTGTAAAAATGGATGGACGTAAGTTATATGTTTACGCCATAACAACAGTGCCGGGAGTTGTAAAAGACAGTATTGAAAAAGCAGGTTTGGACCTGGCCGACATTAAAAAGATATTCATTCATCAGGCTAACGAAAAGATGGATGAGGCAATTCTTGCCGGTGTATTAAAGTTGTACGGACAAAAAGAAGTGCCCGAAGGAATTATGCCAATGAGTATTAATAAGCTTGGTAACTCATCAACGGCTACCGTACCAACTTTGGTTGATTTGGTGGTTAAGGGAAAAATGGAAGGCCATGAAGTGAACGAAGGTGACTACACCATTTTTTGTTCGGTTGGCGCCGGAATGAATATTAATTCCATTGTTTATAAGTGGTAG
- a CDS encoding UDP-2,3-diacylglucosamine diphosphatase, with protein MTQKRKIYFISDVHLGAPALTNNRERELLFASWLDGIRDDVEELYLMGDIFDFWYEYKKVVPRGFTRILGRLADLTDNGVPVHFFTGNHDMWVYDYLAEETGIKVHHDYIIREIHGKRFFLAHGDGLDASDKGYIFLKKIFTNTTMRWLFSRLHPNFAFNIAHKWSASSRLSNTDYDEDFMANKDGMYKFAADFLQTNPIDYFIMGHRHKLVNEKMNENTRFIILGDWIKAFSYGVYDGEKFELKTYKDRAKA; from the coding sequence TTGACACAAAAACGGAAAATATATTTCATCTCCGATGTACATTTGGGTGCTCCGGCGTTAACTAACAACCGGGAGCGAGAGCTGTTATTCGCTTCGTGGCTCGACGGTATTCGCGATGATGTTGAAGAGCTATATCTGATGGGCGATATTTTCGATTTCTGGTACGAATACAAAAAGGTTGTTCCACGCGGATTTACACGTATTTTAGGCCGGCTTGCCGATCTTACCGACAACGGAGTTCCTGTGCATTTTTTTACCGGAAACCACGATATGTGGGTGTACGATTACCTGGCTGAAGAAACGGGAATTAAAGTTCATCACGATTATATAATACGCGAAATACACGGAAAACGGTTTTTTCTGGCTCACGGCGATGGGCTCGACGCATCGGATAAAGGATATATTTTTCTGAAAAAGATTTTTACCAATACTACCATGCGGTGGCTTTTCTCGAGGTTGCACCCGAATTTTGCATTTAATATAGCACATAAATGGTCTGCATCCAGTAGGTTATCAAATACGGATTATGACGAAGATTTTATGGCAAATAAAGATGGAATGTATAAATTTGCCGCGGATTTTTTACAGACAAATCCTATTGATTATTTTATAATGGGCCATCGGCACAAGTTGGTAAACGAAAAAATGAACGAAAATACCCGGTTTATTATACTTGGCGACTGGATAAAAGCGTTTTCATATGGTGTGTACGATGGCGAAAAATTTGAATTAAAGACATATAAAGACAGGGCGAAAGCTTAA
- a CDS encoding TlpA disulfide reductase family protein translates to MTYRVLFFLVAALLVLGGCKKEKEFTIRGKITHAEDQAIVLEELHTTTLKKIAETKINKKGEFEISAMTGIPTFYLLKLNDQSFITLLVDSAETVTVEADAANFDREYNVEGSPGSAQVKLLDSKLKATRHKLDSIRSLDNLYKGNPEYDSVRPRWTAEYDSIVNEQIEFSTDFVRENPFSMASVLALYQKFSNEDASFIIRDLQVMKTAASALNSIYPKSEQVQALYNNTLQIVRNNQSAEMKKFIEEQGDNSPDIVLPNPDGDEVALSSLRGKVVLLQFWAAVDRASRIQNPVLVEVYNKYKRKGFEIYQVSVDVNRAEWVDAIDQDKLTWINVGDMEGSRLAASVYNIQSVPFNYLLNEEGEIIAKNLKGPALDKALAQLLD, encoded by the coding sequence ATGACGTACAGAGTTTTATTTTTTTTAGTAGCTGCCCTGCTTGTGCTGGGGGGGTGTAAGAAAGAAAAGGAGTTTACAATCCGTGGTAAAATTACGCACGCCGAAGACCAGGCTATTGTTCTGGAAGAATTGCACACCACTACGCTAAAAAAGATAGCAGAAACAAAAATCAATAAAAAAGGTGAGTTCGAAATTTCTGCAATGACCGGAATTCCTACATTTTACCTTTTAAAACTTAACGATCAGAGTTTTATTACATTGCTTGTTGACTCGGCAGAAACGGTTACTGTTGAAGCCGATGCTGCTAATTTCGATCGCGAATACAATGTTGAAGGTTCTCCCGGTTCGGCCCAGGTGAAATTATTGGATTCGAAATTAAAAGCAACCCGTCACAAACTGGATTCAATCAGATCGTTAGATAATTTGTATAAAGGAAATCCGGAGTATGATAGTGTACGACCACGCTGGACTGCAGAATACGACTCAATTGTTAATGAGCAAATCGAGTTCTCTACTGATTTTGTTCGCGAGAATCCTTTTTCAATGGCCAGTGTTTTAGCACTCTATCAAAAGTTTAGCAACGAAGATGCATCGTTTATTATTCGTGATTTGCAGGTAATGAAAACGGCAGCTTCTGCATTGAATTCGATCTATCCAAAATCAGAACAGGTTCAGGCACTTTATAACAATACACTGCAGATTGTGCGTAATAATCAGTCGGCTGAAATGAAGAAATTTATAGAGGAACAAGGCGATAATAGTCCTGACATTGTTTTGCCCAATCCTGACGGAGATGAAGTTGCCCTGTCGTCGTTACGCGGCAAAGTTGTTTTATTGCAGTTTTGGGCGGCCGTCGACCGTGCTTCACGAATCCAAAATCCGGTTTTGGTTGAAGTTTACAATAAATACAAACGTAAAGGATTCGAAATTTATCAGGTAAGTGTAGATGTTAATCGTGCCGAGTGGGTGGATGCGATCGACCAGGATAAACTAACCTGGATTAATGTTGGCGACATGGAAGGAAGTAGACTGGCTGCGTCTGTTTACAATATTCAAAGCGTTCCGTTTAACTATTTGTTGAACGAAGAAGGCGAAATTATTGCCAAAAACCTAAAAGGGCCGGCTTTGGATAAAGCGCTGGCTCAACTACTCGACTAG